One window of the Salminus brasiliensis chromosome 1, fSalBra1.hap2, whole genome shotgun sequence genome contains the following:
- the angptl2a gene encoding angiopoietin-related protein 2a, with protein MPGLTMKLSLPVLLTLTLTRPDWTVSGDVQEFDSRDEVLEREFLYAGRSKRSPDPAGAPPQDKCSYTFIVPQQKTTGAICVNSKEPEALLENRVNKQELELLNGELHKQRRQIESLQQLVEVDGGVVNEVKLLRKESRNMNARVTQLYMQLLHEIIRKRDNALEVSQLENRVLNHTAEMQRLASRYRDLEHKYQHLSTLASNQSALIAQLEEQCVRGGFRGTAGGGVARPARPYQPPVVLPQQQPQLRLPHQPQAKPFHPPPFQRHTNQITNEIQSDQNSKAMPPPLPTMPTGTHSPSTTNKPSGPFKDCLEALEEGHINSGMFLVKPENANKLMQVWCDQRHDPGGWTVIQRRQDGSVNFFRNWETYKQGFGNIDGEYWLGLENIYWLTNQGNYKLLVTLEDWSGRKTFAEYASFRLEPEADFYRLRVGRYHGNAGDSLTWHNGKQFTTLDRDHDVYTGNCAHYQKGGWWYNACAHSNLNGVWYRGGHYRSRYQDGVYWAEFRGGSYSLKRVTMMIRPNPNTFH; from the exons ATGCCTGGTCTCACTATGAAGCTTTCACTGCCAGTGCTGCTGACCCTGACCTTGACAAGGCCAGACTGGACTGTGTCTGGAGACGTTCAGGAATTTGACAGCAGAGATGAGGTGCTAGAACGAGAGTTCCTTTATGCTGGACGAAGCAAGCGCTCCCCTGACCCTGCAGGCGCCCCGCCGCAGGACAAGTGCTCGTATACCTTTATTGTGCCTCAGCAGAAGACCACAGGTGCCATTTGCGTGAACAGCAAAGAGCCAGAGGCTCTGCTGGAGAACAGGGTGAACAAGCAGGAGCTGGAACTGCTGAACGGCGAGCTCCACAAGCAGAGGCGCCAAATCGAATCTCTTCAGCAGCTGGTGGAGGTGGACGGAGGTGTGGTAAATGAAGTGAAGCTCCTGCGCAAGGAGTCGCGCAACATGAACGCTAGGGTGACCCAGCTGTACATGCAGCTGCTGCATGAGATCATCCGCAAGCGGGACAATGCGTTGGAGGTGTCGCAGCTGGAGAACCGTGTGCTCAACCACACGGCCGAGATGCAGCGGCTAGCTTCCCGCTACCGCGACCTTGAGCACAAGTACCAGCACTTGTCCACTCTTGCCAGCAATCAAAGTGCGCTGATAGCACAGCTGGAAGAACAATGTGTAAGGGGTGGGTTCAGAGGAACTGCGGGTGGCGGGGTGGCCCGGCCTGCCAGACCCTACCAGCCTCCTGTAGTCCTTCCACAACAACAGCCCCAACTCCGCTTACCCCATCAACCCCAGGCCAAGCCATTCCACCCACCTCCCTTCCAACGCCACACCAACCAGATCACTAATGAAATCCAGAGTGATCAAAACTCGAAGGCAATGCCGCCACCTTTGCCCACCATGCCCACTGGAACGCACAGCCCATCCACAACCAACAAGCCTTCAG GTCCCTTCAAAGACTGCCTGGAGGCCTTGGAGGAGGGTCACATCAACAGTGGCATGTTTTTGGTGAAGCCAGAAAATGCAAACAAGTTAATGCAGGTCTGGTGTGACCAGAGGCATGACCCCGGTGGCTGGACAGTCATTCAGAGACGCCAGGATGGATCAGTCAACTTCTTTAGAAACTGGGAGACGTACAAG CAAGGGTTTGGAAACATTGATGGTGAATACTGGCTTGGTCTGGAGAACATCTACTGGCTGACCAACCAGGGTAACTACAAGCTTCTGGTGACTCTTGAAGACTGGTCAGGCAGGAAGACCTTTGCAGAATATGCCAGTTTCCGCCTAGAGCCAGAGGCCGATTTCTACAGGCTGAGGGTGGGACGGTACCACGGAAATGCTGGGGATTCCTTAACCTGGCACAACGGAAAACAGTTTACCACCTTGGACAGAGACCATGATGTCTACACAG gAAACTGCGCCCACTACCAGAAGGGCGGATGGTGGTATAACGCCTGCGCCCACTCCAACCTGAATGGTGTGTGGTACCGGGGAGGTCATTATCGCAGCCGCTATCAGGATGGAGTCTACTGGGCAGAATTCCGGGGTGGTTCCTACTCCTTGAAAAGAGTCACCATGATGATACGGCCCAACCCAAACACGTTCCACTAG